A segment of the Flavobacterium azooxidireducens genome:
AACTCCAAACTGTGAAAACTTGGCTCTTTATTACACGTGCGTTCAGATAGCGAGATATTATTTATCACTTCATTCAAAATGACAGCCGAACCGGTATTGAAATACTTACTTTCACTACTCAAATAATTGATAATTGATGTTTTTAAAAACCATTCAGTTATCCAACAATTATTTTTTGACTGCTCCAGTATTTGTGATTTTGGAACAATTGAAATAATGCCGTTTACATCGGTTAATTTATACGCTTTATCACTTATGCTTTTTAACGTTATAAAATCAATTAAAAAAGCTCTTTTGCCCTTTGGTGGTGCTTTATGATAATTACAGTTTTGCTCCCTGTCGCATCTGCCAAAATCAGTAGTTAAGTAGTTGCCCGTTTCTGTATCAATGTATAAAACAAAAGTCTTTTTGTTACAGTTAGGGCAAACATACTTTTTACTACTCTTATCTAATGAATATTTAAAAGCTTCCATTAAATAACATTGTCTTTGTCGGTTGTAATGTATGCCACGTTTCCGATACTGATGCGATTTACCAATATTTTAAAATGGTGTAAACGCTTCATAAAGTTCGACTTGCTAACTGGTCTGTAACCGTCTTCAATACAAAAACTTTTATACTGATTGTACAATGTACTTATTGCGGTGTAATCCGTTGAAGTTTTATATTCATACTCATCAATAAACATTTTTACACTATCGCTTTGCCGTTCATAATTGGTTCGTGCGTTTTCTATTGCTTCACATTTACTGAAATTCTTTTGCTCCAGTAATCTGTCAAGTCCTCGCAAAATCCAATTAAAAACGCCTGATAATTCGTTATTAATTATCTTTTGTGGTAACTGCTTGTCCTGTTTGTCTTCCGGTATGGTTACATCAAAACCAATAATTAAAAACCGTCTGAAGTATGCGTTTGTATGTTCTACATCTTTTGGTAACTCATTACAGTTAAATATAAGCTTTGCATACTCATTTAAAATAAATGGCTCTCCATAGGGCAAACGTGCTTCTATTGGTTCGCCTGATGCCATTTGTTTGAAAATATCGGTTTCCAGTTTGCCGTTAATCTCACTTGCATAGTTTACAAGCTTGTTTGCAATTTTTGCCCTGAAATAACCTGTATCATTCGTTAAACTTTGTAGAGAATAGTTACTTATATTTTCAGTTCCTAAAAGTGCGTTAAGTATCTCAAAAAATACACTTTTGCCATTTGCTCCAGTACCGTATAAGATTAACATTTTTTCAAGTTTTAAAACACTCGGTTTTATGAATATGTAACCGCAATATTCTGCAAAAACTTTTTGTTTGTCCTTATCGGGCAAAACCTCATCTAAGTACTTTTGAAATAGTGGTGCGGTTGCTTCCGGTTCATACTCAAACGGAAGTTGATGCGTTATAAAATCTTTACTTTCAAATGGTCTTAAACCTCGCTTTGTTGGTGTAATCTCAAAAGTTCCATTCTGTAAATTGATTAAAACATTGTTCTTTTTGGTTTTTGGTGTAGGCAAATAAGCGTCTGCCATAAACTGTTTGAATAACTCATCTTTGAACGTATGAATTTTACATTTGAATTTTTCTACTCCCATTTTTAAAGCTACGTTTCCCAAAAAAGATTGAAAACACTCTTTATCTATTTCGCTCCAGTAACTTCCGTTATACAAATAGATAAAACCATTCTTTTTACATAAACCCCATTGATTTGCAACCGCAATTTTTAAAAGTTGTTCAATACAAAGTATTAAATAATGGTTTTTACCTACTCGGTAACTTTCCAGTTTTTTAGTGAGTTCTTTGTACTGCTCCCATTCTTTTTTGTTTTCTTTATTTAAACTGCCGTCTTCATTATAAACAAATGGAATTAAGGTTTCAATTTCAGATTTTACCTTTTCAATATCAGGAAAAGCCAGTATTTTAAAATCTATTTGCCCGATGCTTTTAATAAGTTCCTGTAAAATTTCATCAGTAGTATTCTGAATTGGTTCAATACTATTAGTATGCTGTATAATATCATTTGTGATTAAAGATTTAAGGTTGTTTTTACTCAAAATTTCTGTTTTATTATCAATACATTTTTTTAATTCGCTTTCGCTTTCGCAATTCTCAATTTGAATAATTAACTCATCAGGAATGTTTAACCGTAATGGTTTTTTACATTCTTTTAAAAGTTCTTTAATGTAGGCATCAAACCATTTAGTACTTTTCTCTAAATTCTGCCTTTGACTTGCATCTGAAAACCAATTATAAAATTTACTGATGTTTTCGTTTGTGGTTGCATCCGGTAAAATTTCGTTTGCTCCATTTCTTACTGCCGTTTGCTTATCATAAAAAGATAATGCGTATTTGCTTCGATTTGCTTCCATAGTCTAAAACAATTTAGTTTGGTTAGACTTTGGCATTTTATCTTGGTTTGTAGTTAAATAATAGGCTCTAAAACCAGTTAGTTTGCAATGCCTTTTTTCAACTTCATAAAGTAAACCTTGCTTTTCTAAATCCCTTTTGTAACGGCAGATAGATTTTTGAGGTACTCCGGTGGCTTCCGCTACCATTGAAGCGGTGGCGGTGTTATTCTTTAAATACTCAAATATGGTTTTTAATTGAGTTTGAAATAGCTTATTTTTGCCCTGTTCATTTACTTTAAAATCAAGGCTTTGTGTATTTGTGGTACTCATAGCCTTTATTTTTTAAGTGGTGTTAAACTTTCTAAAATTTCGCTTCGCTTGTAATAGTTTTTGTTGGCAAATTTGTAAACAATTATTTTGTTACTGTTTTGCCAATGCCATAAAGTCGATGCGTTGATTTGTAGTAATTCCAAAACTTGCTCCCTACTAAGTAGGTCTTCTTTTGCGTTTTGGTTTAATAGGTCTTTTTTAAAGTCATCTAATTGACTTTTAACGCCCTCTTTAATTAACTCGGTTAATGTTTCGGGACTTACATTTTGTAGTAAGATTGAATTTTGTTGCACTGTTTTATTATTTTGAGTGAGCAACAAAAATATAGACAAATAAAATCTAAAACATTGATTTTCAATTGTTTAAACTTGTATACAAGCGAAAACAAGTTGTGCAATTTGCATTAATTTGGTTTATACTTGGCTATCAAAGGATTAAGTTTTTTATAAACTGTTTGTGCGGTTTCATTATCTACTGTTTTAACATCGTTAATACTTTGGTATGTTCCAATATCACGATTAAAATATGTTTTTAATTCATTGTAAAATTGAAAAAACTCTTTTGTTCCATAAATCAATATTTGAACTTCAACTAATTTTAGTACTATTGCTTTTATACTTTTACCTTGTTCCGTTGGAAATAGATTTTTTAATTCCTGTATAAATTTTTCTTTGTTTTCAATATTATGAAAAAATTCGAGTAAAGTTTTTTTAAGTTTTTTAGGTTTACTAATCTCGTTTGGTTGAGGTATTATATTTTTAGGAATATCAATTAATGAAGTTTTTATTAACTGAAAATTGTTTTCTATTCTCTCAATAGCATCAATTAATAAAACATTATATTTTGAATGTATTTGGTTGTTAGTTACATTTTTTAGATGGTCTATTATATCTTGTTTAAACTCTATTTTATCAATTTCATTTATTTTGTCAAAGATAAATCTATACCTAATTAAGTAATTTTCTAAATTAATTTTAAATTCTTTAAAGTCACTTTTAGAATACGGTTTTAATACGGATTGTAGTGCAAATCTTTTTGTTTTGTTATAGTGATTAAAATAATATTCAGGTGTAAAGTCAGAATTTATTTCAGGGTAACTTTGTTTGATAAAGTTGTAAATATTTATACAATTTGAGACTATTTCAGGAATGGGTACAATTTTGTATTCATAATTTTTGACAAATGCTTCTTTTCCATAAATAGTATTGAAAAATTGAAGTTTATCTACAAACAAATAAATAGCATGAAAATCTATATCTGTACTAAATAATTTGTCTTTACTCTCATCCGAATAAAAAAAATGTTCTTTAAGTTTTTTATCAGGTAATACTTCAAAATCAATATTCCATAGTTCAACAATTTTAACGCAATTATCACAAATAATCTGTAACAAAGTTTCGTTTTCAATTTTTGTTTCTGTTAAGTATAATTTCATTGAAGTTGAATCAAGAAATTTTGTTTCAGCTTCACAAATTAAATAATTATACGTAATATTTGAATTTTTTAAATCCTCCTTTAGAAGCTTTAAAATCTCTCTTAACTGTAAATCTATTATGTTTATTATCTTCATATTACTTTAATATTCAATGTATGAAATGTACGAAATGCATGTTAAATTAAAACTTTATTTTTAAAAATAGTTTGTCAATTCCATAGCAATATCTTTATTGCTTTTACCGATATAATTTAAAAACATGGCTTCCGTACTATGTCCGGTAACATAAATTAAAAATGAAGTTGGAATAGTTCCGTAATTGTTTGAAGCAAATGAACGTCTTCCAATATGTGAAGTTACTAAATCACACTTTTCAAAAGTTCCGGTTTCTTTTCTAAAAATACCGCTTTCGGGTTCGGTTTCTGCTATTCTGCTCCCTTTTACTTTTTGTGTTATTTTCGCTTCTCTACAAACGTCTTTGATATAGTCATTATATTTTTGGTCTGAAATGGCTCTCGGAAATTCTCCATTTCTTTTATCCAAAATAGCAATTACTTTTTGCGATAATGGAACGGTCATTTCTTTGCCTGTTTTCTTTTGAGTAAATTCAATCAAAGGAACTAAAACGTCTTTTTTGTTTTTTTCATAACGTATCATGTTTTTTGTAAACCGCATGAAATCGGAAACCCTTTGCCCTGTGTAACATGAAATTAAAAGCCAGTCCCTTGCATTATCTAAATGGTCAACTAAATCCGTTTTTTCTTCTATTGCTTTTAACTCCTTTTCGGTTAAATAAATACTTTCGATTTTTGAATATTTTACTTTGATGTTATCTAATTGGTAACTGGTTTCAAGTCCGTTTGATTTTGCGTGTTTACAAATCGTTTTGATGAAACGAATAGTTCGTGCTATTGTGTTTGGTGCGTAGTCATTTGACAAACAATAATTTTCAAAATGCGTTTTAAATCCGGCATCAATATCAGTAATTAAAAGAGTTTTTTTGTAGTGATTTTGATACCTCGTTAAAAGTTGTTTGATAACGTTGCATTTCTTTATTGTGCTTTCGGTTACTTCAGTACGTTTAACTTCTATGTAGTGAAGTAAATATTTAATTAATTCAGTCGGAAGCTTTTCTATTTGTTGAGGTGGGTTGTAATAGTAATCAATTTGAGTTTGTAACCATTCTTTATTTATCTCATCAGGATTAACAGAATTAAAGGCTCTCAAAATGTGGTTTTCAATTTTGTTGAGTTCGTTGTTTACTTCCAGTCTTTTATTGATAATATCGACTTCTTTAGTTCCTTTAATCTTTTTTGTTTTTTTATCCGGTACATGGTTTTCATTCCAGTAATTTTTTGATACTTCATATTTCGTATTTGCACCAAAAACAAAATCTGCATTGTCGAAACGATACAGTAAACGTAAATGTAGATTTGCCGTTTCCTTAGTTGAGCGATACATAAAATTAACCGTTGCCATATTATAAAGTATTACAGTAATACAAATATAAATAAAATGTACGGTATTTGTACGGTAAAATGCAATTTGTTTAAATCTATTGCAATTTAAAACAAAAAGGATTATGTTTGTAAAGCTTTGTTATTATTGATTTTATAAGTAGTAAATCAATTTTTGAAGTGGTTTTCAGAAGTTGTAATATTGCATTGTAAGTAGTCCCATCTTCTCCACAAAAAAACCGCAAGTCTATTTTGATTGCGGTTTTTTTTGTTTTAAGCATCCGGTAAAGGATCACCTACTTTGACATCACAACGGTGATGCGGTTGACCATGTGCCGGATTATTTTTTGGTTTAGGTGTGTTTGAATTAGTTGTGGTGGTAATCGTAGTTTTAGAGTTAGCATCACTCACAACACCATCTTTAGCTTTCGAACTAATTTGAGTAGCTTGCGGACTTGGAGCTGTAGCTACTGCCGGAGCCGGATTAGCTTGTTGTTCGCTCTGAACTGTTTTAAAAAATGATTTCGGTGCATTTTGCTGAACCGGTGCAGGAGTAGTTCCTTGTGCGGGAGCAGAACCATCTAAAGGTGCTCCAACTGCAATCTCACATTTATGAAAAGGCTGTCCGTGTGGCGGATTTAATTTTGGCGGTTGTCCTGCCGGAGTTGCTGTTTGTGTAGCTGCCGGAGCAGGAGTTGTGGTTACATTCGAAACATCATTTGTTGCTGGTGTTTCGCCTGCCGTTGTTTCTGTTTTTTGTTCTGTAGAAGCAGGTGCTTCCTCTGTTTTTTTACAAGAAGTAAAGAAAAGTGAACTTCCCAAAAGGAAAAGTAGTATCGATTTTGATTTCATAAGGTTATTTTTTTCAATTTCAAATATAATAATTTAAAAATGAATGGCTTTTATTTTAACAAATTGTCTTAAAAATAAGCCCGTAACTGAACACTTCCCGTATGAATTGTATCACTGGTTTCGCTCTTTCTTCCTTGGTAATTCACATTCACATCTAAATATTGTGTCAAGTTTTTTTGAATTAATAATCGCCACGTTTGGTTTCTTCCCGGTTGAAGTCCTTCCAACATTTGAAAACCTACCGCCGATAATTCATCACCGGTAAAATTATTGTTGTAAAGCGAAAATTCTCCGTTCATCGTAAATTTCTTCTCGCCCGCATAGGTGAAGGAAGTTCCTAATCTACTCTGATTTAACGTTTCGCTGTTACCCAACTGATTTTCTTTGTTTTGAATCTCATAAAATACATCCAAACTCGTGTTTTTCGAAAATAAATAACTCACTTTCGGAGCAATTTGATAGCCTAAAATATCAAAATTTCGAGCCGGAAAATTATCAGAAATGCTTTCGGTGGTAAACGTTTTTCCCGATAAGGCAAACAACCAACTCTTTTTTAATAAGTGAGCATATTGCACTTGATGAGCAAAATTTTTATTTTCTTGTGAACCGATGGAAAGCAAATTTTTGGTTCTACTATTTAAAATAGAATAAGTAACCGAATGATTTTGTTTCCCTCTGTTGTAAAAGAAACTGTTCATAAAACTCGAATTCAATCCCAATAATTCCGATTCATCACTTTCAAACGGATTGAGGTTGAAGTTATCCGAATTACGTTCAATTTTCCTATCAATTAAAAACGAAGTTTGGTTATAGAAATAAGACAAAAATTTCTTAAATCCGGTATCATTCTGCCAAATGGATGGATTCAGCGTAAGCGAAAGCGAAAACTTGTTTTGATGGGTTTTAATAAACACCTGATTCGGCAAAAACACACGAACATATTTGGCTTGGTCGGGAAACGGAGCAATTTCAAATTCCTGCAGTTCCTGAATTCCGTTGCCGTTGTAATCATTCCACATAAAAACTCCTTGGCCGGGTTCTACTTCCAAATAGGTGAATTCTTGCTGTGGTAAAGTTCCCGAAGCCGTTTCATAAGCTGTAGTAAGCAAAAGCAACTGCTTAAAAAAACGATCGTTATACAAAATGCGTGAATTCAGCGAAGGTTCATCTGCTCGTGCATTATCTTCAAATTGTAGATTTCTATAGTTTACAAAAACACTCAAATCGCTTTTTTCGGTTTGCAGCAAACGTGATTTTAAATAATAAGAATGCGAACGATTCACCCGCTGCACAAAACCGTTTTGCAAACTGTCGTTCACCCGATGCAAATAGCCCACTTCCATAAAAACTTTTGTAGAATCGCCTCTTCCTACAAATCCGCCATATTCCAAAAAGCGTTGACTAAGTGGAGAAAAAGTATTGGTGGCTACGATTTTTTCACTGTTGTCTTCCAGACGAAGACTTCCTCCAACCCAATTTTTCTTCCAATCATATTTGGCTTGAGTTTCGCTTCTGGCAAAAGTTGAATTGGCAAATGAACCATCACTTTTCATCAAACTGCTATTGTTTACAAGCGTCCAATTTTTGTGACGAAAACGACCATTCAATACATGCCGAATTCCTGAAAAATTATCCGAAAAGTCCAATTTTTCTAATTGATAATTGGCAAAACCTTTTTCAGGATGATTCCATCGAAGTCCGGAAATTACCAAACTTTGATTTCCGGTTGGAGTAGTCAAGTTCCAATCGCGATCGAATTCAATCGTAAACAAACGTTCAATTGTTCTAAAATCTCTATCCACAAATTGCACATTCGCAAACGCATCCAACGTCCAATTTTTGGTAAAAAGACGTTGGCTGGCATTAAGTCTTCCGGCAATTCCTTGGTTGTCGTCGTTATCTAAATTGGAATATAAATTCAAATCATTGTTGCTTATTCCCACTTCAAAATCAACATTTGTTTTATCTGACGGATTGTATTTCCCCATCACCGTAGCAATTTGAATTTTGGTCGGAGCAATCAGTCGAATAATAGGTTCATAATTTCCTTGCGGAATACCACCAATAGGTTCAACATAGTTATAAATTCTGCCCACCGCTTGGTTGTTGGCTAAGATGTAATTTCCTTGATTATTTCCCACCAAAGAAAAGCGAACATTGTATAAAACTTCTTCCGGATTATTAGAAAATTCAAAGACTTCCACACCCGAAATGAGTATTTTTCTATATAGAATTTTGTTTTCCGAATAGGTATCCACATAAGCAGAAGGAGCATTCATCAAATTGATATTATCGCCGGCATTTTTGAGAATTTCAACTTGTTCTTCGGATAAATCCTGCTGTAAAGGTTGATTTTTTACATCATTTTCAGAATAAATAAATCCACCGATACTCCATTTTTCGCGTTCGTGGGTTACGCCGCCATAGGTGACAAATCGGGTGAAACTGCGGTCGGAATATTGGTATTCAATGTTAATTCGCATTTCGGAATTGATGGGAAAAAGCGAAGTAAATGTAACTTCTCCGGCATTGTAATCAATAGTGTAGTGATTGTTTTCGCCACGTTGCAAGAGAACACCGTTGACAAAAACGCGTTCGGAACCGGAAATTACCAAGACATACAATTCGCCATTGTTACCACGAAGTTTATACGGCCCTTGATTTCCTTCCTGACCCACAAAAGTGCTTTTGGCATATTGTCCACGGACGAGAGCTGCCGACGCAAAAATTGTGGTTCTGTTTCCTTCTTCGCCCAGACGAAATTGTGTGGATAAACCTTGTACTTTTTTATTGAAATTTAAAAAACGAGATTGTCTGTTTTCTAAAAATAAATCACCGGCACGAATGTTCCATTTGTCGGAATATAATTCGATAAAAATCTGATCAAATTCATCTAATTTTTGCGAATAGCCGCCTTCTTGCAACGGAATATTACTGTCTTGAATAGAAGCCCGCAAACTCACTTTATCCGACAATTTTCCGGCAATTTGTAAATCTAAATTGGAGTTTACTACGGCATTTTGATTGTTTCCAATGGTTACTCCTCTTGTAATACTTCCTGAAGTGGTGAGTCCGTCAAACGGTTTAAAGTTGTTGACTCGATCTTTGGAAAGTGAATATAATTGACCATTTCCTCTGGAGTTGGGAACCACTTTACTTTCATCATAAACGCTATACGTTTTGGTTAAATATTCCGGAAAAGCGAGGTAGCGAACCGTTAATGTATCGTTGGATTGAAAATTATTTTTAAAAACAAGAGTTCCTTTTTGAAAGTTAACGTTATAAAAAGTAGTGTCAATCGGATTGCCATTCCCATTCAAAACTTTAAAGAACTCTTTGTTAATGCTTACTTTTTCGAGCGAAATCGTATCCGTTGAAACGGTAATTTTTTTCTTTTTATAAGGTGTTTCGCTTTCCTGAGCCCACAACCCGGAAACCATCAGCAGCAACATCCCTAAAAAGCAATTTTTCAACATAGTTATACTAACTCTAAAAATTCAAAAGTAGTATTTTTTAGGGGTTAAAAGTGTGGTTTGGGATGGAATAAATTGGGAATAGTTGATTGAAAATAGTCAATTAAAATAAAATGAAAATCAATCAGAAGTTTTTAGAATTTGAAATTTTATACAGAACTCAGCAAATAACCCAATAAAGATCCGCCCAAAACAACAAAAGCACTATTTATTTTTCGGTAGCCAAAAGCAATGGAAATACTTAGAATTGCGATTAGAATTGTTCGCCAATCGGTAATTGTATCTTTTCCCATATCAAAACAAACAGCCACAATAATGGCAACCGAAGCAACATTAACAGCATCTAAAAAACCGGAGAATAATGTGGAATTTCGCATTTTTTTCACAATCGGAATAAGCAATGCAACAAATAAAAATGATGGTAAAAAGATGGCAATCGTAGAAACAACAGCTCCGCTAAATCCGTTAATTTGATAACCAATAAAAGTTACCGAAGAAAAAACAGGCCCGGGTGTAAATTGCCCCACTGCTATGGCATCGATTAATTGTTGACGGGTTAAAAGCCCTGTTGAAACTAATTCTGTATCGAGAAAGGCAAACAAAACATAACCGCTTCCGTACAAGATTGCTCCAATTTTGAGAAAAATCCAAAATAAGTTTGCGTTAGTTGCCGAAAGTAAAGTAGTGTTGGTAATTTGTAATAACGTTAGAGGAAGAAAACTCGGAAGACTATTTTGTTTATTACTTCGAATGTAGGCCAAAAAAAGAGCAAAAAAACCGGCTCCAAACATCAAATAAATTTCGTTTATTTTGAATAACGAACCCATCAAGACGATTAGTCCAATGATGATTAATTCTGTTGACTTGAGCGATTTTTTTGCCAAGGGGAAAATAGCTCCTAAAATAATGGCAATAATCGCCGGTTTTATCCCATAAATAAAAGGTTGCACAGCCGGAAGTACGCCGTATTGCTTGTATAAATAAGCAAAAATTCCGGTGATGAAAACCGCCGGAAGAATAAAACAAAGTCCGGCTACAACCAATCCTTTCCAACCACCTTTTTCGTGGCCAATGTGCATGGTCATTTCGGTACTGTTAGGTCCTGGAATTAGGTTTGTTGCCCCAATAAGATCAAGAAAATGTTGTTCTGTTAGCCATTTTCTTTTCACAACCACTTCGTCTTGCATCATGGCAATATGAGCCGCAGGACCACCAAAACCGATGATGCCGAGTTTCAAAAAAAGTTTTGCGATGTCTTTTAATGAGGCATTATTTTCCATTTTTTAAAAAGAGATATGTATTTAGTTGTGCTTTTAAAAGTAAATCTATTTCAAATTTGAATTTACCATTTTATAATCCATTCATCAACTTTGTGCCTTAAAACCTTTGTGGCAATAAAAAGCTGCACTTCAAAAAACTATGCCTCTTTTTTTTCCTCAAACATCAACTCAATTTGACTATAATAATTTTTCAGTTGTCGGTTTAGTTTTTGAAAACGATAAATACCAATAATAACCAATAAAATAGTTAGGCCTAAAGAAATGTATCCTATAAATTTAATACTTTCAAAACCTTCTAACTGAATAATTGCAATGCCTCCCAATAACAAATAAAGTGAAGATCTGATGTAGGAGAGTAGGGTTCTTTCGTTGGCTAGCTTGGTTCGTTCCATCGCCAAATAATCACGGAGAATGATTTCGTCTCGATTTTCAAACTTGCTGGAAAAATTAAAGATTCTTTTAATATTCATTGCCATTTTAAGGAAATTCTATTTTGGTTTGAAGATAAAGTTAAGCATAAAATCTTATTTTATCGAATGAAACAAAAAGAAATTTTTAGGTTTTGGGTTTTATCGTTTGGTAATTTACAACTCATTTCCCTATTTTTGAAATGTAATAAAGCCAGTATGTTTAAACCGTTTAAAATCCTAAATCGTGAACCCATTCGTTTTGTTGTGGCTATCCCAACCATCAATCGAGCAGATTTATTAAACGAAGCACTAATTAATTATTTTAATGATTTCAAAGAAACTCCTATTGTGATTTGCGATAACGGAAATCAGGAAATCATCAGTCGACAACATAACTATGATATTCTTCGCCCGGAAACCAATTTAGGCGTTGCCAAAAGTTGGAATTTACTAATGGAATTTGCTGAAAAGCAAAAAGCCACACATGTATTAATGCTTAACGATGATGTTTATTTAGGCAAAACGGAAACTCAAATTCAATCGGTTTTACAAATTTGGAAAAAGATGGATTTTATCAATTCTTACCAACAATGGAGTTCTTATATTCTTACTGTTCAGGCTTGGAAAGAGTTTGGCAAGTTTGATGAAAACATTTTTCCTGCTTATTTTGAAGATAATGATGCTTATTACCGTATGAAACTGCTTGATATGAATATGGTTTATACCGAAAAACTCAATCCGGTTATTTTTAGAAATTCGATGACAATTGAAAAAGACGCTTCGCTGAATGAGAATTTTTTTAAAAACCGAAGGTATTATATTCAAAAATGGGGAGGAGCACCTGATCAAGAAAAATTCAGTATTCCTTTTAATGGTAATTTGGATTGTATTATGAATTAAAAAAAACAGGAATTTTTTCTTCCATCCTATAAAATGGAAAAAATCCGCAACCCGCAACCCGCAACTTGAAACCTGAGACCTGAAACCTGAAACAAAAAAACTACCCCCTCGTCACCACCTGCAACGTCTCTCTACTTATCTGCTTCACCAAAACTTCCTTGTTTTCCTCCACAGTCTGAGCCGCTTTTTCAGTAAAGTGACGAATCGTGTACAACGAAACATTTTCGTTATACGAAACTTTAAACTTTTTAGAAAGAATGGTTTTCAACTCAGGAAAGTTCCCAAATTTATCCTCAATACACACCGAAAAACTAATCGCAGTATTCTGAATCAAACTCACTTTCATTTTATAATCGTGAAACAACGCAAAAATCTCGCTGATGTTTTCCTCCATAATAAACGAAAAATCAATCGACGAAAGCGAAATCAACAATTGATTCTTTTTCACAATAAAACACGAAGTTTGTGGTTCCAAATCCGCTCCCTTATACACTCTCGTGCCCGGTAACAGCGGATTAACAAACGACTTCACAAACAACGGAATCTCCTTTTTCTGCAAAGGTTGCAACGTTTTTGGGTGAATAACTGAAGCTCCGTAAAACGCCAACTCAATCGCTTCGCGATACGAAATCTGATTCAGCAAAATGGCATTCTCAAAATACCTTGGATCGGCATTCAAAACACCCGGAACATCTTTCCAAATCGTCACACTTTCCGCATTCAAACAATACGCAAAAATAGCCGCCGTATAATCCGAACCTTCACGACCCAAAGTTGTCGTAAAGTTATTTTCATCCGAACCTAAAAAACCTTGCGTGATGTTTAACGATTTTCGTTTTACATTTTTCGAAATTAGCTTTTGCGTTTGCTCCCAATCTACAATCGCATCACGATACGTTGCATCGGTTTTAATAAACTGACGAACATCCAACCAATTGTTTTTCAGGTTATTATGATTAAAATAATGACTCACAATCGTCG
Coding sequences within it:
- a CDS encoding DNA primase family protein; the protein is MEANRSKYALSFYDKQTAVRNGANEILPDATTNENISKFYNWFSDASQRQNLEKSTKWFDAYIKELLKECKKPLRLNIPDELIIQIENCESESELKKCIDNKTEILSKNNLKSLITNDIIQHTNSIEPIQNTTDEILQELIKSIGQIDFKILAFPDIEKVKSEIETLIPFVYNEDGSLNKENKKEWEQYKELTKKLESYRVGKNHYLILCIEQLLKIAVANQWGLCKKNGFIYLYNGSYWSEIDKECFQSFLGNVALKMGVEKFKCKIHTFKDELFKQFMADAYLPTPKTKKNNVLINLQNGTFEITPTKRGLRPFESKDFITHQLPFEYEPEATAPLFQKYLDEVLPDKDKQKVFAEYCGYIFIKPSVLKLEKMLILYGTGANGKSVFFEILNALLGTENISNYSLQSLTNDTGYFRAKIANKLVNYASEINGKLETDIFKQMASGEPIEARLPYGEPFILNEYAKLIFNCNELPKDVEHTNAYFRRFLIIGFDVTIPEDKQDKQLPQKIINNELSGVFNWILRGLDRLLEQKNFSKCEAIENARTNYERQSDSVKMFIDEYEYKTSTDYTAISTLYNQYKSFCIEDGYRPVSKSNFMKRLHHFKILVNRISIGNVAYITTDKDNVI
- a CDS encoding MerR family transcriptional regulator, giving the protein MQQNSILLQNVSPETLTELIKEGVKSQLDDFKKDLLNQNAKEDLLSREQVLELLQINASTLWHWQNSNKIIVYKFANKNYYKRSEILESLTPLKK
- a CDS encoding tyrosine-type recombinase/integrase, with the protein product MATVNFMYRSTKETANLHLRLLYRFDNADFVFGANTKYEVSKNYWNENHVPDKKTKKIKGTKEVDIINKRLEVNNELNKIENHILRAFNSVNPDEINKEWLQTQIDYYYNPPQQIEKLPTELIKYLLHYIEVKRTEVTESTIKKCNVIKQLLTRYQNHYKKTLLITDIDAGFKTHFENYCLSNDYAPNTIARTIRFIKTICKHAKSNGLETSYQLDNIKVKYSKIESIYLTEKELKAIEEKTDLVDHLDNARDWLLISCYTGQRVSDFMRFTKNMIRYEKNKKDVLVPLIEFTQKKTGKEMTVPLSQKVIAILDKRNGEFPRAISDQKYNDYIKDVCREAKITQKVKGSRIAETEPESGIFRKETGTFEKCDLVTSHIGRRSFASNNYGTIPTSFLIYVTGHSTEAMFLNYIGKSNKDIAMELTNYF
- the chrA gene encoding chromate efflux transporter, with the translated sequence MENNASLKDIAKLFLKLGIIGFGGPAAHIAMMQDEVVVKRKWLTEQHFLDLIGATNLIPGPNSTEMTMHIGHEKGGWKGLVVAGLCFILPAVFITGIFAYLYKQYGVLPAVQPFIYGIKPAIIAIILGAIFPLAKKSLKSTELIIIGLIVLMGSLFKINEIYLMFGAGFFALFLAYIRSNKQNSLPSFLPLTLLQITNTTLLSATNANLFWIFLKIGAILYGSGYVLFAFLDTELVSTGLLTRQQLIDAIAVGQFTPGPVFSSVTFIGYQINGFSGAVVSTIAIFLPSFLFVALLIPIVKKMRNSTLFSGFLDAVNVASVAIIVAVCFDMGKDTITDWRTILIAILSISIAFGYRKINSAFVVLGGSLLGYLLSSV
- a CDS encoding DUF202 domain-containing protein — translated: MNIKRIFNFSSKFENRDEIILRDYLAMERTKLANERTLLSYIRSSLYLLLGGIAIIQLEGFESIKFIGYISLGLTILLVIIGIYRFQKLNRQLKNYYSQIELMFEEKKEA
- a CDS encoding glycosyltransferase family 2 protein; translated protein: MKQKEIFRFWVLSFGNLQLISLFLKCNKASMFKPFKILNREPIRFVVAIPTINRADLLNEALINYFNDFKETPIVICDNGNQEIISRQHNYDILRPETNLGVAKSWNLLMEFAEKQKATHVLMLNDDVYLGKTETQIQSVLQIWKKMDFINSYQQWSSYILTVQAWKEFGKFDENIFPAYFEDNDAYYRMKLLDMNMVYTEKLNPVIFRNSMTIEKDASLNENFFKNRRYYIQKWGGAPDQEKFSIPFNGNLDCIMN